A region of Salvia splendens isolate huo1 chromosome 17, SspV2, whole genome shotgun sequence DNA encodes the following proteins:
- the LOC121775361 gene encoding uncharacterized protein LOC121775361, whose amino-acid sequence MRNTEKYGRFSSCRGVAFEIKPHADLFAISDRSRLTNQSRRSWGQWRSSFARIIPSSDLIERSLSRESSHFCDLDDDEDEDGDVETLADIEESNKECIVNPTKLHLIIFFPRLDHPQSATKKEPPSSRLSVILLDQGLFTVYKRLFAVCLALNITALVLAATGKFPYASDRPALFSIANIFALVLCCSEAVLRVVFWLAVTALGHPWIPLRLKPMTTALLQSLVIVTSNPEGSRDVVDACKANGIATFGPIWDSWISLPVSSSSETMNRGKREYDFIA is encoded by the exons ATGAGAAACACTGAAAAATATGGAAGGTTTTCGAGCTGCAGAGGCGTAGCATTTGAAATCAAGCCGCATGCCGACCTCTTCGCCATTTCGGACCGAAGCCGATTGACTAACCAGTCCCGCAGATCTTGGGGTCAATGGAGGAGCAGCTTCGCTCGGATCATTCCATCCTCCGACCTCATCGAGAGGTCTCTCAGCCGCGAAAGCAGCCATTTCTGCGATTTAGACgacgatgaagatgaagatggagATGTCGAAACCCTTGCCGACATTGAAGAAAGCAACAAGGAATGTATT GTAAATCCGACCAAACTCCACCTTATCATCTTCTTCCCCCGGTTGGATCATCCTCAATCCGCCACCAAGAAAGAGCCTCCTTCATCGCGCCTCTCCGTGATCCTCCTCGACCAAGGCCTCTTCACCGTTTACAAGCGCCTCTTCGCAGTGTGCTTGGCACTCAACATCACCGCCTTAGTCCTCGCCGCCACCGGAAAATTCCCCTACGCCTCAGACCGCCCCGCCCTCTTCTCAATCGCCAACATCTTCGCCTTGGTCCTATGCTGCAGCGAGGCCGTTTTACGCGTCGTTTTCTGGCTCGCGGTGACCGCTCTAGGCCACCCATGGATCCCCCTCCGCCTCAAACCCATGACCACCGCTCTGCTCCAATCCCTGGTGATTGTGACGAGTAATCCGGAGGGGAGTAGGGATGTGGTTGATGCATGCAAGGCTAATGGGATTGCTACTTTTGGCCCTATTTGGGATTCTTGGATCTCTTTACCCGTGTCGAGTTCAAGTGAGACTATGAATCGCGGAaagagggagtatgattttataGCGTAA
- the LOC121775362 gene encoding uncharacterized protein LOC121775362 yields the protein MGNCIRKGSSTEWGGEDWASFGSGRDMDEPGLPPVLPCSLEVKIKISKKELQKLLNVEGMSVEKVLAQLVAGEENQPPWRPALGSIPECDAA from the coding sequence ATGGGAAACTGCATAAGGAAAGGATCGTCGACGGAATGGGGCGGCGAAGACTGGGCCTCATTCGGGTCGGGTCGCGACATGGACGAACCCGGGCTGCCCCCGGTTTTGCCTTGTTCCTTGGAGGTGAAGATCAAGATATCAAAGAAGGAGCTTCAGAAGCTGTTGAACGTGGAAGGGATGTCGGTGGAGAAGGTGTTGGCGCAGCTCGTCGCCGGAGAGGAGAATCAGCCGCCGTGGAGGCCGGCTCTTGGTAGTATACCGGAATGTGATGCTGCATGA
- the LOC121775385 gene encoding NEP1-interacting protein-like 1, whose amino-acid sequence MLISYQLIQRWASAAASRIHTQLRRSQFLLLFALLKKSAVALLTCVFALGGAIVGVISGALKGQTTETGLLRGVGVGAVAGAITAVQLMELILNGEHFSKAALICSLVNGKIFMEWVSPAVLKAYQWQISTMETGLMEISDIFEVNTIRGLSQDAIKGLPSFEFNSAETSNTNCAICLLDLTDGESTRLLPSCRHFFHMHCIDEWLIRQATCPVCRKDV is encoded by the exons ATGTTGATCTCCTATCAGCTGATCCAACGGTGGGCTTCCGCCGCCGCCTCTCGGATTCACACTCAGCTCCGCCGCTCCCAATTTCTGCTCCTCTTCGCGCTGCTCAAGAAATCCGCCGTTGCTCTGCTCACCTGCGTCTTCGCTCTCG GCGGAGCTATTGTAGGGGTAATTAGCGGAGCGCTGAAAGGGCAGACCACAGAAACGGGTCTGCTGCGTGGGGTTGGTGTAGGGGCGGTGGCTGGCGCCATCACCGCCGTGCAGCTCATGGAACTCATACTGAATGGGGAGCATTTTTCCAAG gcAGCACTAATATGCAGTCTTGTGAATGGGAAGATATTTATGGAGTGGGTAAGCCCTGCAGTCTTAAAAGCATACCAATGGCAG ATCAGCACTATGGAGACAGGTTTGATGGAGATTTCAGACATTTTTGAGGTGAATACCATTAGGGGATTATCTCAGGATGCCATTAAAGGACTACCAAGCTTTGAGTTTAATAGTGCTGAGACTTCCAACACTAATTGTGCCATTTGCTTACTG GATTTGACGGATGGCGAATCTACTCGGTTGCTGCCTAGCTGTAGGCATTTCTTCCACATGCATTGTATAGATGAATGGCTCATCCGACAAGCAACCTGCCCGGTTTGCAGAAAAGACGTTTGA